In the Deinococcus ficus genome, one interval contains:
- a CDS encoding glycine--tRNA ligase, which translates to MPATSMEELVSLCKRRGFIFQGSEIYGGLQGFYDYGPLGVELKNNIKAAWWRSNVYERDDMEGLDASIIMHRMVLRHSGHEATFSDPMVDNKKNNKRYRLDHLVKDQKADVQARVAELMGADPANFPAVVAALNASPAQASQALRDAGVRDPFSGEIGEWTEPKPFNMMFKTTIGPVADDDSYGYLRPETAQGIFTNFKNVVDSTSRRLPFGIAQIGKAFRNEITPRNFIFRVRELEQMEIEFFCVPGTDEQWHEHWLEKRLKWWEDQGVPRSKIEILDVPGEDLAHYSKRTYDLMYDYPTLGHEEIEGIANRSDYDLGSHTKAQGELGLVAKVEENSDSVAKLTIPHPDTNKPVVPFVIEPSAGVDRAMLAVLSEAFTKETLENGSERIVLKLKPHLAPIKVAVIPLARNKEEITSVAKAIKAELQGLGLGRVLYEDSGNIGKAYRRHDEVGTPFCVTVDFDTVGKGEDPSLVDTVTVRDRDTLKQDRVKISDLAGWIQARLR; encoded by the coding sequence ATGCCCGCAACATCGATGGAAGAACTCGTCAGCCTGTGCAAACGCCGCGGCTTCATCTTCCAGGGATCCGAGATCTACGGCGGCCTGCAAGGCTTCTACGATTACGGCCCCCTCGGCGTGGAACTGAAGAACAACATCAAGGCCGCGTGGTGGCGCAGCAACGTCTACGAACGCGACGACATGGAAGGCCTGGACGCCAGCATCATCATGCACCGCATGGTCCTGCGCCACAGCGGCCACGAAGCCACCTTCAGCGACCCTATGGTCGACAACAAGAAGAACAACAAACGCTACCGCCTCGACCACCTCGTCAAGGACCAGAAAGCCGACGTGCAGGCCAGGGTCGCGGAACTGATGGGCGCGGACCCCGCGAACTTCCCCGCCGTGGTCGCCGCCCTGAACGCCAGCCCCGCCCAGGCCTCGCAGGCGCTGCGCGACGCGGGCGTGCGCGACCCCTTCAGCGGCGAGATCGGCGAGTGGACCGAACCCAAGCCCTTCAACATGATGTTCAAGACCACCATCGGCCCCGTCGCCGATGACGACAGCTACGGCTACCTGCGCCCCGAAACCGCGCAGGGCATCTTCACGAACTTCAAGAACGTCGTGGACAGCACCAGCCGCCGCCTGCCGTTCGGCATCGCCCAGATCGGCAAGGCCTTCCGCAACGAGATCACTCCCCGCAACTTCATCTTCCGCGTGCGGGAACTCGAACAGATGGAAATCGAATTCTTCTGCGTGCCCGGCACCGACGAACAGTGGCACGAACACTGGCTCGAAAAACGCCTGAAGTGGTGGGAGGACCAGGGCGTGCCCCGCAGCAAGATCGAGATCCTCGACGTGCCCGGGGAGGACCTCGCGCACTACAGCAAACGCACCTACGACCTCATGTACGACTACCCCACCCTCGGCCATGAGGAAATCGAGGGCATCGCCAACCGCAGCGACTACGACCTCGGCAGCCACACCAAGGCGCAGGGCGAACTGGGTCTCGTGGCGAAAGTCGAGGAGAACAGCGACAGCGTCGCCAAGCTGACCATTCCTCACCCCGACACGAACAAACCCGTGGTGCCGTTCGTGATCGAACCGTCCGCCGGCGTGGACCGCGCCATGCTGGCCGTCCTCAGCGAGGCGTTCACCAAGGAAACCCTGGAGAACGGCTCGGAACGCATCGTGCTCAAGCTCAAACCCCACCTCGCGCCCATCAAGGTCGCCGTGATTCCCCTCGCCCGCAACAAGGAGGAGATCACCAGCGTCGCCAAGGCCATCAAGGCCGAACTCCAGGGCCTCGGCCTGGGCCGCGTGCTGTACGAGGACAGCGGCAACATCGGCAAGGCCTACCGCCGCCACGACGAGGTCGGCACGCCCTTCTGCGTCACCGTGGACTTCGACACCGTCGGCAAGGGCGAGGACCCCAGCCTCGTGGACACCGTCACCGTCCGCGACCGCGACACCCTCAAACAGGACCGCGTGAAGATCAGCGACCTCGCGGGCTGGATTCAGGCCCGCCTGCGGTAA
- a CDS encoding DinB family protein, producing MHARDFYDYLSRARRTLWAALRTLTDEELSRPLLPSPGARCIKDLVAHIAVVEDGWFRGDLLGAPLVAESLGRPEPRSADEYWHHHTEPLDALLTYWEAVEADTLRRWPDLDALALAGHRVWALDDAPETVSADEVLWHVMQHEVRHTAHLVQLIRLLGHTPPPLDLVFFNAR from the coding sequence ATGCACGCCCGCGACTTCTACGACTACCTGTCCCGCGCCCGCCGCACCCTGTGGGCCGCGCTGCGCACCCTGACCGACGAGGAACTCTCCCGGCCCCTCCTGCCGTCCCCCGGAGCGCGCTGCATCAAGGACCTCGTGGCGCACATCGCCGTGGTCGAGGACGGCTGGTTCCGCGGCGACCTGCTCGGCGCGCCCCTGGTCGCCGAATCGCTCGGCCGGCCCGAGCCCCGCAGCGCCGACGAGTACTGGCATCACCACACCGAACCCCTGGACGCGCTCCTGACTTACTGGGAGGCCGTCGAGGCCGACACCCTGCGCCGCTGGCCGGACCTGGACGCCCTGGCCCTCGCCGGGCACCGCGTCTGGGCCCTGGACGACGCCCCGGAAACTGTCTCCGCCGACGAGGTGCTGTGGCACGTCATGCAGCACGAGGTGCGGCACACCGCCCACCTCGTGCAGCTGATCCGCCTGCTGGGTCACACCCCGCCCCCGCTGGACCTCGTGTTCTTCAACGCCCGGTAG
- a CDS encoding glucose-1-phosphate adenylyltransferase family protein, translating to MPTRIDGQRVLAIVLAGGRGSRLSPLTDERAKPAVPFLGTYRLIDFTLSNLVNSGVQDVWVIEQYLPHGLNDHLSGGRPWDLDRTRGGLVVLPPFASPEKEDGEFAQGNAHALAQHAHLIREFAPDVVLVLSADHVYRLDYAQVIRAHVERGAAVTMVTTEVDRAEAGRFGNVQADAAGRVTAFAYKPDTPLGRTVTAEVFAYDTRALLRTLTEVQRAAREQGRELGDYGEELLPALVKGGNAWAFPLRGYWRDVGTVEAYFAAHRDFLDGRGFPLHDDRWPFVTASTTRPPTEVRPGAAVSGALLCGGAVIAGEVTRSVVAPNAVVERGAVVRDSILQPGAVVRAGAVVTRAIVDHGATVGAKASVGRARGKLTVIGAGATVQPGAVIGPGLHVPRRRTVKAGQEDRVARPPGEDEQG from the coding sequence ATGCCCACGCGGATCGACGGTCAGAGAGTCCTTGCCATCGTGCTGGCCGGGGGGCGCGGCAGCCGCCTGTCGCCGCTCACGGACGAGCGGGCCAAGCCGGCCGTGCCGTTCCTGGGCACGTACCGCCTGATTGATTTCACGCTGAGCAACCTGGTGAACAGCGGCGTGCAGGACGTGTGGGTGATCGAGCAGTACCTGCCGCACGGCCTGAACGATCACCTCTCGGGCGGGCGGCCCTGGGACCTGGACCGCACGCGGGGTGGGCTGGTGGTGCTGCCGCCTTTCGCCAGCCCGGAGAAGGAGGACGGGGAGTTCGCGCAGGGGAACGCGCACGCGCTGGCGCAGCACGCGCACCTGATCCGGGAGTTCGCGCCGGACGTGGTGCTGGTCCTGAGCGCCGATCACGTGTACCGCCTGGATTACGCGCAGGTGATCCGCGCGCACGTGGAGCGCGGCGCGGCCGTGACGATGGTGACGACCGAGGTGGACCGGGCCGAGGCGGGCCGGTTCGGGAACGTGCAGGCGGACGCGGCGGGCCGCGTGACGGCCTTCGCGTACAAACCGGACACGCCGCTGGGGCGCACCGTGACCGCTGAGGTGTTCGCGTACGACACCCGGGCGCTGCTGCGCACCCTGACGGAGGTGCAGCGCGCCGCGCGCGAACAGGGCCGGGAACTCGGGGATTACGGCGAGGAACTGCTGCCCGCGCTGGTGAAAGGCGGGAATGCCTGGGCCTTTCCGCTGCGCGGGTACTGGCGGGACGTGGGCACGGTGGAGGCGTACTTCGCGGCGCACCGCGACTTTCTGGATGGCCGGGGCTTTCCGCTGCACGACGACCGCTGGCCGTTCGTGACGGCCAGCACCACCCGCCCGCCCACCGAGGTCCGGCCGGGCGCGGCCGTGAGTGGGGCGCTGCTGTGCGGCGGCGCGGTGATCGCCGGGGAGGTCACGCGCAGCGTCGTCGCGCCGAACGCCGTGGTGGAGCGCGGCGCGGTGGTGCGGGACAGCATTCTTCAGCCGGGCGCGGTGGTGCGGGCGGGGGCGGTGGTCACGCGGGCCATTGTGGACCACGGGGCGACCGTCGGCGCGAAGGCAAGCGTGGGCCGGGCGCGCGGAAAGCTCACGGTGATCGGCGCGGGCGCGACCGTGCAACCGGGCGCGGTGATCGGGCCTGGCCTGCACGTCCCGCGCCGCCGCACCGTGAAGGCCGGGCAGGAAGACCGCGTGGCGCGTCCACCGGGTGAGGACGAGCAGGGCTGA